The DNA region GGAAAAATCGGGTCTTATGGGGTAGGTCTGCTAAACGTATTTACCGATAAATTTCAGGCAGAAGGAACTGATATACCACGCACAAACTACTCCGCGTTCCGTATGACACGGGATCTTTTTAAAGGCTCAACTGTTGGTATGATTGCTATCAATAAACAGGATGCCGATACTTACAACCGGGCAGGTGGATTTGATTTCGTGTATCGGCCCATCAATAGTCTAAGTCTTCGCGGGCTATGGGCACGCACCTTTGAAGAAGATGTGGCAGGAGAACAAGACGCTTTGTACTTCGGAGGCACATCGGAAACTAATAATTTTCGTGTTATCGGATCATATACAGACATAAGTAAGAACTTTAACCCAGAAACCGGATTCGTTTGGCGGAGAGGGATCCGGCGTATCCGCGGCGAAATCCTTTATACATTCCTACTCGGTAGATTCGGGATTCGTCGAATCTGGACAGGACCAGAGTCCAGTTTTATTCTCAATCGAAACAATGAATTAGAAACCAGAGACCTCAGATTCGTTACCGGAGGTGAATTTGAAAGCGGAAAGGTGTTTAAGCAGTTTACTTGCCAGATCCAGCGGACTTTTGACCGTCTCTGTGAGGATTTTGAGATCCGCGAGAGTATTATTATTCCGACTGGAAAGTATAATTTTACTGCCTTCAAGGCTCTTATATCTACTGATAACAGCAAAAAGATTTCTGGTTTGTTTGCTGTGAATTTTGGGGATTTTTTTAACGGCGAGAGACGTGGTTTTGAGATCGTCGCTGACTTTAGACCAAGTGGGCGTTTCCGTTTTCAACCGCAGTATGAATTTAACCGCGTCATACTCGAAAATAAAATATTTGATGCCAATGTTTTCGGAGCTCATGTTGCCTATTCCTTCTCCACCGCTCTTTTTGCCAGACTTTTCGCCCAATGGAACAGCGATCAAAACCTTATATCTACGAACTTTTTGTTAAACTATATCTACCGTCCGGGTAGCAACTTCTACCTCGTTTTCAACCAAGTATACGATACCCAAGGAGAAAGGGTAGACTTTGTAGATTCTACGCTTGTTGCTAAAATGACTTATTGGTGGAACCCATAAACCGCTCTCAACAAAATTCAAAAAACATTAGTGAAACCGGTCCTAGGGCACAGTATCCGGTGTTATCACCAAGCTGAAACCAAGTCCTTTATACACAGATTTCTACAGATCTTATGACTGGATATTAGCAATCGCATTCGGATGCAGTTAACGCATATGGAATCAAAAAAATCTTGGCAGCAATTGGTCTGAACTCGAAAACTAATCTTTAGAGTCTCATAATACCCTATTCCAAAATGCAATAAACGGAGGTAAACCATGAAAATCTGTTTGACTTAGGGACCCTAATTCTGCGCGTACTATCGGTTATTAATGCTACAAAGTTATCGTCAAGGAAAATTGGAACCGGATGCAGACAAATCCGGCATCCAGGTCCCTATGGGCATTTCTTACTTCGAATCCCCAGAGTTAATATGGATTTACTGAAGAATTCTGCTCTGTGTGGGTTAGTTTTTAGAGAAAAATAAGTTCTGACGTTAGCAACATTCGGTCAACACTACTAACTCTCAAAAACAATCAACTCCCATTCTGCCTAACTAGAAAGACATCTGATGTCTAAACAGAAATCTCCTTCAATAAAGTCCGCAGGAGAGAACGAGCCGGACACGGGAAAACCGGTTGGATATTTTGAACTCATCCACTGCAATCCTAACTTTCGGTATCTCTGGTACGGACAGGTGGTCAGTCTCCTCGGCGACTGGTTTAACCTCATCGCCTCAGCAACATTAGCTGCCCAACTCAGTGGTTCTGGATTCGCAGTAGGTATCTTATTCGCAATCCGAATGTTAGCACCTTTCGTCATTGCCCCTGTCGCCGGGATATGCACAGACCGCTACAACCGGAAACACATATTAATCATCACCGATGTTACACGCAGCTTCATCGTTTTCGGCTTTCTTTTCGTGCAAGAAGAGAGCGACATTTGGCTACTCTATACCCTCGCGACCCTTCTGTTCAGTGTTAGCGGTTTCTTCAGTCCTGCCCGTAGTGCAATCCTACCAGACATTACTTCCCCACGAGAACTTGGTACTGCCAACGCTTTCGGTGCTGCAACCTGGGCAGTCATGTATGCACTCGGAGCTGCCATCGGTGGTTTCACAACAGGAATCTTTGGTATTCATACCGCATTTATTATAGACGGATTAACCTTCCTCATTTCAGCCTTCGTTCTGCTTAAAATTAAACTATCCAATTCACCATCTACAACAAAGGGAAATTCTACCCAAGCAAAGTTATCGGCGTTGCGTTACATGCTTCGACATCCTGATGTCCTCTTCATCGCGATGCATAAAGCGGCAATAGTTCCAGGATTTCAAGTTCTACAGGTAGAAATCGCCAAAAACTACTTTACTATCGGTGTTGGCGGGGTATTGAGTTTAGGAATGATGTACTGTATGAATGGTATTGGTGGTGGGATCGGACCTATCCTTGCACGGCGTTGGACTAGGGATCAGAACACACGACTTTGAATCGGCATTACCTTCGGCTACATAATTACGATATTCGGACTTGCTCTTACCGCTCCTCTTTTTACTCTAACAACAGTACTGCTCGGCGGAGCTATTCGGAGCTTAGGGAACGGGATTGTATGGGTTTTCTCAACACAACTGCTGTTCAAATCCGTCCCAAACGAGATCCGAGGCAGAATCTTTGGTGCTGAACTCGCCCTCTATACCCTCATAGGAGGTGTCGGTACAGCAATTATCGGATTGCTGTTAGATCGATTTCAAATTCAAGTTATCTTATGGGCGATGGTAGCTCTACCCCTTATTCCAGCAGTGTTGTGGTGGTTATGGCAGACCGCACGAAACAAGGTAGACTAATATGACGCTTTATGGTATATTCGTTAATTGTAAAATCTGATATAATTGAATGTATAACCCTGATTCTATATAAAATCAAAAGGGGAGAATATGCTGGATACCAAATTTAGGACCACATTCAATACCACTGCACATCTCTACGCGGAGGTACGCCCAGGATACCCCAAGGAATTAGTTCAGGATGTAATCAATCTATCCGCTCTCACAGAACACAGCAGAATCCTTGAAGTCGGCTGTGGAACTGGAAAAGCGACCCGATCCTTTGCAGAACGCGGATACGAAATGGTCTGTTTGGACATCGGTGCTGACCTGATTGCCGTTGCGAGAGAAAAGTTAAGGGAATTTCCAAATGTTTCGTTTGTGGAACAAGCATTTGAGGCGTGGAAATCTGAAGGGATGTTTGATCTTGTTATTTCTGCCACCGCCTTTCATTGGGTGGATCCGAAAGTAAGATACCTGAGAGCGTCCGAGGCACTTGAATCAGGTGGTTCCCTCGCTGTTTTCTCAAACCAACATGTGCGGAAGGACGAAGGCTTCTTTGTGGAAACCCAGAGCTTGTATGATAGGTATTACCTACCACTAATCGCTGACCGCCCTACGTATGCTACGAGTTTTCCGGGTGTGGAAGCCTTTGAAGATCCAATTAAACGCGTCTATCCATGGACGCAAACGTATTCATCTGAGCAATACATCAAGCTCCTCAGCACCTATTCGGATCATATCGCATTACCGGACGAGAATAGAAATCTGCTGTTTGAAGGGATTGTTAATCTTATTGAGACGAGGTACAACGGGCAAGTAACCAAACATTATGAAGCCGTTCTTGACTTTCGGGAGACAGAATGAAAATCACAAAGATTGAGACATTCCAGATTGAGACCCCGCGTTATTACGGTCACATATCAGGGCATGTTATCGTCAAAGTCCATGTAGACGACGGTCCCGTCGGGTTAGGCGAAGCCTCGGACAGCAAGGCTGACGATTTAGGCGCAGTGACCAAACACTACAACGATTTACTCATCGGACGTGATGCCACCCGTATCACAGAGATCAACGAGTTCCTACGGGCACAGAATTTCGGTAGCACGGTTAGCAATCTACACCTCGCTTCCGCCATTGATCTCGCACTTTATGACCTGAACGGCAAGGTCCAGGGCGTACCCGCTTACCAAATGCTCGGCGGCAAAATGCGAGACAGCGTCTATTGCTGCTATCCAATCTTCGGATGGCAGGTAA from Candidatus Poribacteria bacterium includes:
- a CDS encoding MFS transporter, whose amino-acid sequence is MSKQKSPSIKSAGENEPDTGKPVGYFELIHCNPNFRYLWYGQVVSLLGDWFNLIASATLAAQLSGSGFAVGILFAIRMLAPFVIAPVAGICTDRYNRKHILIITDVTRSFIVFGFLFVQEESDIWLLYTLATLLFSVSGFFSPARSAILPDITSPRELGTANAFGAATWAVMYALGAAIGGFTTGIFGIHTAFIIDGLTFLISAFVLLKIKLSNSPSTTKGNSTQAKLSALRYMLRHPDVLFIAMHKAAIVPGFQVLQVEIAKNYFTIGVGGVLSLGMMYCMNGIGGGIGPILARRWTRDQNTRL
- a CDS encoding class I SAM-dependent methyltransferase, yielding MLDTKFRTTFNTTAHLYAEVRPGYPKELVQDVINLSALTEHSRILEVGCGTGKATRSFAERGYEMVCLDIGADLIAVAREKLREFPNVSFVEQAFEAWKSEGMFDLVISATAFHWVDPKVRYLRASEALESGGSLAVFSNQHVRKDEGFFVETQSLYDRYYLPLIADRPTYATSFPGVEAFEDPIKRVYPWTQTYSSEQYIKLLSTYSDHIALPDENRNLLFEGIVNLIETRYNGQVTKHYEAVLDFRETE